TGTTGCGGGCTTCACCCCCGACGCCGAGTACCCCCTGATCAACGGCGAGAAGGGCATCATCATCGCCGGGATCGCCGCCCCCTTCCGGCCTGGCGAGGGCGTTCAGGTAGAGTCGCTGCAGGGGGGCGTGGCCGCCAACTCCGTTCCCGATACGGCGGAGGCGGTGGTGTGTCTCCCCGAAGGCTGGGAGGGCCGTCTGCGCCACACCGTGGAGAGCTGGAGGGGCCCCGAAGGAGCGAAGCTCGCCGCGGAGGAGCTCGGGGAAGGCCGTTCCCGTCTCCATATGCAGGGGGTCCCCTCCCACGGGAGCCGTCCCGGGCAGGGCGTCAACGCCATCGCCCAGCTGGTGCGGGTGCTGCGTACCCTCGGTGTCGAGGGGGAGCAGCGGAGGGCCCTGGACGGTCTGGACCGGCTTGTCGGTACGGAGCACCATGGCGAGAGCCTGGGGGTCTGCCGCTACGACGACAGCTCCGGCTACACCTCGGTCTGCATGGGGATGGCCCGGATGGAGGAAGGGGAACTGCAGGTCTCCATCAACCCCCGCTTCCCCGTCAGCCACAGCACCGCCGAGATGGTGCCCATCCTGGAGCGGTCCGCCGGGGAAGCAGGCTTTTCCATCGACTTCCGGCGTGTCGACGAACCGCTCTACGTGCCGGAAGACGCCGAG
The sequence above is drawn from the Synergistales bacterium genome and encodes:
- a CDS encoding M20/M25/M40 family metallo-hydrolase codes for the protein VAGFTPDAEYPLINGEKGIIIAGIAAPFRPGEGVQVESLQGGVAANSVPDTAEAVVCLPEGWEGRLRHTVESWRGPEGAKLAAEELGEGRSRLHMQGVPSHGSRPGQGVNAIAQLVRVLRTLGVEGEQRRALDGLDRLVGTEHHGESLGVCRYDDSSGYTSVCMGMARMEEGELQVSINPRFPVSHSTAEMVPILERSAGEAGFSIDFRRVDEPLYVPEDAELVRKLLAAYRTETGRTDDRPMCIGGGTYAKAMPGILAFGPLMPGEPSNMHEADECWSVESMVTSTRIMAGAIAALAGGNGREA